One Thalassospira marina DNA window includes the following coding sequences:
- a CDS encoding alpha/beta fold hydrolase, with the protein MKLAHYAFGEENRANGTLVVLHGLFGQARNWTAIARRLAEKYHVVTADLRNHGRSGWDMEMTYDAMAADIADLIRDIDNGPVHLIGHSMGGKASMTLALSADAGLIADLVVVDIAPLSYKHDYTGYIRAMRAVDFEAVSRRAEVEDALASEISEKGIRQFLAQNVTTDKDSGKMSWQVNIDAMAGHLDDITGWRNADGAQYAGDTLFIAGANSHYVDMNRRDDIKALFPKASFTSIKNAGHWVHAEKPEAVLLTLSAFLNR; encoded by the coding sequence ATGAAACTGGCGCATTACGCCTTTGGCGAAGAAAACCGTGCAAACGGCACGCTGGTTGTGTTGCATGGCCTGTTTGGCCAGGCCCGGAACTGGACGGCAATTGCCCGCCGCCTGGCCGAAAAATACCATGTCGTCACGGCTGATTTGCGCAATCACGGGCGATCCGGCTGGGACATGGAAATGACCTATGATGCCATGGCGGCCGACATTGCCGACCTGATCCGCGATATCGACAACGGGCCGGTGCACCTGATTGGGCATTCCATGGGCGGCAAAGCGTCGATGACACTGGCATTGTCAGCCGATGCCGGTTTGATTGCCGATCTGGTGGTGGTCGATATCGCCCCGCTTTCTTACAAACATGATTATACCGGCTATATCCGCGCCATGCGGGCAGTGGATTTTGAAGCCGTTTCGCGCCGAGCCGAAGTTGAAGATGCCCTGGCAAGCGAGATTTCGGAAAAAGGCATTCGCCAGTTTCTGGCGCAAAATGTCACCACCGATAAAGACAGCGGTAAAATGTCCTGGCAGGTCAATATTGACGCGATGGCGGGCCATCTTGATGACATTACCGGCTGGCGCAATGCCGATGGCGCGCAATATGCGGGTGATACCCTGTTTATTGCCGGGGCCAATTCGCATTATGTCGATATGAACCGCCGGGACGATATCAAGGCACTGTTTCCCAAGGCATCCTTTACCAGCATTAAAAATGCCGGCCACTGGGTACATGCCGAAAAACCCGAGGCCGTATTGCTGACATTATCGGCGTTTTTAAACCGGTAA
- a CDS encoding DUF1513 domain-containing protein, which produces MPSMETDFNSKRRDVLRLIGLGGAITFLPAGFARAATNVTAPEDRAVYISASAGNNDDFYVSAFNAQGKILYEQPLPGRGHDVGLRPNHVDVAAVERRPGLYALIMNRHTGEVRATLKSPEDRRFYGHSVYSNDGRYLYITENDFDNARGVISVWDAQNGYKRIAEFDSYGMGPHELHLLPDGESMAIANGGLKTHPDFDGRTPLNIETMEPNLTVINRHTGEKLYQTRLKDDWHKLSIRHIDVASDGTIATGFQYHGGLNDEVPLVGLWKPGGPQLLALEAPDNVQYRMRQYCGSVRFDASGSVFAISCPRGGVVTFWDAHNGKFLTNIAAPDGCGIAATDRKGEFVGTSGLGSGWRMDALNRKREELPDDSLKSLKWDNHLQRVSA; this is translated from the coding sequence ATGCCCTCGATGGAGACTGATTTCAATTCAAAGCGCCGCGATGTTTTGCGCCTGATCGGACTGGGCGGTGCCATTACCTTCCTGCCTGCCGGTTTTGCCCGTGCCGCAACCAATGTGACCGCCCCTGAAGACCGCGCCGTTTATATCAGCGCCAGTGCTGGCAATAATGACGACTTTTATGTCAGTGCCTTTAACGCACAGGGCAAAATCCTGTATGAACAACCGCTGCCGGGCCGTGGCCACGATGTGGGCCTGCGCCCCAACCATGTGGATGTTGCCGCCGTTGAACGCCGGCCGGGCCTGTATGCCCTGATCATGAACCGCCATACCGGCGAAGTGCGCGCAACCCTGAAAAGCCCGGAAGACCGGCGTTTTTACGGCCATTCGGTTTATTCGAATGACGGGCGTTACCTTTACATCACCGAAAACGATTTTGATAACGCACGCGGTGTCATATCGGTTTGGGATGCGCAGAACGGCTATAAACGCATTGCCGAATTTGACAGCTATGGCATGGGTCCGCATGAATTGCACCTGCTGCCCGATGGCGAAAGCATGGCAATTGCCAATGGCGGCCTTAAAACCCACCCCGATTTTGACGGCAGAACACCGTTAAACATCGAAACGATGGAACCGAACCTGACGGTCATTAACCGGCATACCGGCGAAAAACTGTATCAGACCCGCCTGAAGGATGACTGGCACAAGCTTTCCATCCGCCATATTGACGTTGCCAGCGATGGCACCATCGCAACGGGCTTTCAATATCATGGCGGCCTGAATGACGAAGTCCCCCTGGTGGGCCTTTGGAAACCGGGCGGGCCGCAGCTTCTGGCCCTTGAGGCCCCGGACAATGTGCAATATCGCATGCGCCAATATTGCGGCAGTGTGCGGTTTGATGCATCAGGCTCGGTCTTTGCCATTTCCTGCCCGCGCGGCGGTGTTGTGACCTTTTGGGATGCCCATAACGGCAAATTCCTGACCAACATTGCCGCCCCGGATGGCTGCGGTATTGCCGCAACTGACCGCAAGGGTGAATTTGTTGGCACCAGCGGCCTTGGGTCAGGCTGGCGCATGGACGCCCTGAACCGTAAACGCGAAGAGCTTCCCGACGATTCGCTTAAATCGCTAAAATGGGACAACCATTTGCAGCGCGT
- a CDS encoding NAD-dependent succinate-semialdehyde dehydrogenase: MSSTGLNSAPVRGNAPHLSGLDRARALIRDWGLGRAYINGEWRRADSGETIEVFDPATGKLLADVAFMRTSEARRAIDAAASAFPAWAAELAKSRATILRRWRGLMEEYLEDLACLITAEQGKPLDQARREVIGAIAYAEWYGEEARRAYGQTMPGNQPDRRVVIQKQPVGVVAAITPWNFPLTMVVRKCAPALAAGCSVVVKPAEDTPLCALAVAKLAEMAGFPAGVFNVVTGNPIPIAQALTDDFRVRMLSFTGSTAVGKRLIVQCADTVKKTAMELGGNAPFIVMDDADLDDAVAGAMISKYRNSGQTCVCANRIFVQNGIYDAFVEKFIAATRDMRVGNGFEDGSEIGPLINSRAVAKVERLLNDARKRGGVFHDGADIPAQGYFVRPTVITDLPLDADCFEEELFAPVAPIYRFETEAEAIALANSVKGGLSSYLYSRDIGRIHRIAEALQTGVVGINDGTTSHEGAPFGGVKESGHGREGGHWGLDEYLEVKYLNIALTQSL; the protein is encoded by the coding sequence ATGTCGTCCACCGGCTTAAATTCTGCGCCTGTTCGGGGAAATGCCCCACATCTTTCCGGTCTTGATCGCGCCCGGGCCCTAATACGTGACTGGGGGCTTGGCCGGGCCTATATCAATGGTGAATGGCGTCGTGCCGATTCTGGTGAAACGATCGAAGTTTTCGACCCGGCAACGGGCAAGCTTCTGGCGGATGTGGCCTTTATGCGCACAAGCGAAGCGCGCCGGGCCATCGATGCTGCTGCCAGTGCCTTTCCGGCATGGGCCGCGGAACTTGCCAAAAGCCGTGCCACCATTTTGCGCCGCTGGCGCGGCCTTATGGAAGAATATCTTGAAGACCTTGCCTGCCTGATTACGGCAGAACAGGGAAAACCGCTTGATCAGGCCCGCCGTGAAGTGATCGGTGCCATTGCCTATGCCGAATGGTATGGCGAGGAAGCACGGCGTGCCTATGGACAAACCATGCCCGGCAACCAGCCCGACCGGCGTGTTGTTATCCAGAAACAGCCCGTTGGGGTGGTTGCTGCAATCACGCCCTGGAATTTCCCGCTGACAATGGTGGTGCGCAAATGTGCGCCTGCATTGGCTGCTGGCTGCAGCGTTGTGGTTAAACCGGCCGAAGATACCCCGCTTTGCGCCCTGGCGGTGGCCAAACTGGCAGAAATGGCCGGTTTCCCCGCTGGTGTTTTTAATGTGGTTACCGGCAACCCCATCCCCATTGCCCAGGCCCTGACCGATGATTTCCGGGTTCGGATGCTGTCCTTTACCGGGTCAACTGCGGTGGGGAAACGCCTGATCGTGCAATGCGCCGATACGGTTAAGAAAACGGCCATGGAACTGGGCGGCAATGCGCCCTTCATCGTGATGGATGATGCCGATCTGGACGATGCGGTGGCGGGCGCAATGATTTCCAAATACCGCAATAGCGGGCAGACCTGCGTATGTGCCAACCGCATTTTTGTGCAAAACGGCATTTATGATGCGTTCGTTGAAAAATTCATTGCCGCCACGCGCGACATGCGGGTGGGCAACGGGTTTGAAGACGGAAGCGAGATTGGCCCGCTGATTAACAGCCGCGCGGTGGCAAAGGTGGAACGCCTGTTAAATGATGCCCGTAAACGCGGCGGCGTGTTCCATGACGGGGCGGATATTCCCGCACAGGGCTATTTTGTGCGCCCCACGGTGATTACCGATCTTCCCCTTGATGCCGATTGTTTTGAGGAAGAACTGTTCGCCCCGGTTGCCCCGATTTACCGTTTTGAAACCGAGGCCGAGGCCATCGCACTGGCCAATAGTGTGAAGGGTGGTTTGTCATCCTATCTATACAGCCGCGATATTGGCCGTATTCATCGCATTGCCGAGGCATTGCAAACCGGCGTGGTCGGCATCAATGATGGCACCACATCGCATGAAGGCGCACCGTTTGGCGGTGTGAAAGAAAGCGGCCATGGCCGTGAAGGTGGCCATTGGGGCCTGGATGAATATCTTGAGGTGAAATACCTTAATATCGCCCTTACCCAGAGTCTTTAG
- a CDS encoding imelysin family protein yields MKFSKILGTAAMMGVLGAPLAHAAPDAEAIMKNYADIAEAGYSDAVSTAKTLEAAVNDLIDNPSEDALKKARAAWIAARPSYQQTEVFRFGNPIVDDWEGKVNAWPLDEGLIDYVDGDLYGSESEENPAYTANVIANKELKIGSETIDASTIDADLLQKLHELDGVEANVATGYHAIEFLLWGQDLNGTGPGAGERPWTDYAKGDDCTNGNCDRRGDYLKAATELLISDLSWMAEQWDDSGDARKNVMLENGATGLTAEITGMGSLSYGELGGERTKLGLLLHDPEESHDCFSDNTHNSHFYDALGIQNVYLGKYTRTDGSVVEGPSLSELVAANNADLDKEIKTKLAASVAAGQAMVDRANNGEHFDQMIAAGNDEGNAAVQKFVDALVDQTKSIEQIVAAIGLESISFEGSDSLDNPDAVN; encoded by the coding sequence ATGAAATTTTCAAAAATTCTTGGCACAGCAGCCATGATGGGGGTGCTTGGGGCACCGTTGGCCCATGCGGCCCCGGACGCCGAAGCCATCATGAAAAATTACGCGGACATCGCGGAAGCGGGATATAGCGACGCTGTATCGACCGCCAAAACGCTTGAGGCCGCTGTAAATGACCTGATCGACAATCCGTCAGAAGATGCCCTGAAAAAAGCGCGCGCTGCCTGGATTGCTGCCCGTCCGTCCTATCAGCAGACCGAAGTTTTCCGTTTCGGCAATCCGATTGTCGATGACTGGGAAGGCAAGGTTAACGCCTGGCCGCTTGACGAAGGCCTGATCGATTATGTCGATGGCGACCTTTATGGCAGCGAAAGCGAGGAAAACCCCGCTTACACCGCCAATGTCATCGCCAACAAGGAACTGAAAATCGGCAGCGAAACGATCGATGCATCCACCATCGATGCCGATCTTTTGCAGAAGCTGCACGAACTTGACGGCGTTGAAGCCAACGTTGCCACCGGTTACCACGCCATTGAATTTCTGCTGTGGGGGCAGGATCTTAATGGAACAGGCCCGGGTGCTGGCGAACGCCCCTGGACCGATTATGCCAAGGGTGATGACTGCACCAATGGCAATTGCGACCGCCGCGGCGATTACCTGAAAGCGGCAACCGAACTTCTGATTTCCGACCTGAGCTGGATGGCCGAACAGTGGGACGACAGCGGCGATGCCCGCAAGAACGTTATGCTGGAAAATGGCGCAACCGGCCTGACCGCCGAAATCACCGGCATGGGTTCGCTTTCCTATGGTGAACTGGGCGGCGAGCGCACCAAGCTTGGCCTGCTGCTGCATGATCCGGAAGAAAGCCATGACTGCTTCTCGGACAACACCCACAATTCGCATTTCTATGATGCGCTGGGTATCCAGAATGTCTATCTCGGCAAATATACCCGTACCGATGGCAGCGTTGTTGAAGGCCCGTCTCTTTCCGAACTGGTTGCTGCCAACAATGCCGATCTTGACAAGGAAATCAAAACCAAGCTGGCGGCTTCGGTTGCAGCCGGTCAGGCAATGGTTGACCGCGCCAATAATGGTGAGCATTTCGACCAGATGATTGCGGCTGGCAATGACGAAGGCAATGCTGCCGTTCAGAAATTTGTCGATGCCCTGGTCGACCAGACCAAATCAATCGAACAGATTGTTGCCGCTATCGGCCTTGAAAGCATCAGCTTTGAAGGGTCCGACAGCCTTGACAATCCTGATGCGGTTAACTGA
- a CDS encoding imelysin family protein yields MPLFETGARRALAGLIVTVAAGLAAAPPARADLPDAQYHDVIKHLLANVMPPQLDALHTATASLAADMPGFCKKPDQDGLDKMRDGFNTAMDRWQEVQPWRMGPLMTDGRDQLIEYWPDKHGTATRQFRMLLRNKPPLYTDPAKIADASAALQGFPALEEVLFNPKLAGQILAADKDGTYLCQYGVAITSNLEKLTGQIVADWPAFADGMINAGPDSMDYPTSKFAATDLYRALHEGMLIIISQKLARPLGEGPEDAKAERAESWRSERSLRNISHNLKSLFAIYDGELNGAGESGKGMVALLGADSLLDRSFRLNWQKIRDASDALPDSMVAVLAEPGGFDKIQDLENQVAYGVMLVENDVGGHTELGGGFNALDGD; encoded by the coding sequence ATGCCGTTGTTTGAAACCGGTGCTCGCCGGGCGCTGGCCGGGTTGATTGTGACTGTTGCCGCCGGGCTTGCGGCCGCACCACCTGCCCGCGCTGACCTGCCTGATGCGCAATATCACGATGTTATCAAACATCTGCTTGCCAATGTCATGCCCCCGCAGCTTGATGCGCTTCATACGGCGACTGCATCACTGGCCGCCGACATGCCGGGATTTTGCAAAAAGCCCGACCAGGACGGCCTTGATAAAATGCGCGATGGCTTTAACACCGCCATGGATCGCTGGCAGGAAGTGCAGCCCTGGCGCATGGGCCCGCTTATGACCGACGGGCGCGACCAGTTGATTGAATACTGGCCCGACAAACACGGCACCGCGACCCGCCAATTCCGCATGCTTCTGCGCAACAAGCCGCCGCTTTATACCGACCCGGCCAAAATCGCCGATGCCAGTGCGGCCCTGCAGGGTTTCCCCGCGCTGGAAGAAGTTTTGTTCAACCCGAAACTGGCCGGTCAGATTTTGGCCGCCGACAAGGACGGCACCTATCTGTGCCAGTATGGCGTTGCCATTACATCCAATCTTGAAAAACTGACCGGACAGATCGTTGCCGACTGGCCCGCCTTTGCTGATGGCATGATCAATGCCGGGCCAGACAGCATGGATTATCCGACATCGAAATTTGCCGCGACCGACCTTTACCGTGCCCTGCATGAAGGCATGCTGATCATCATCAGCCAGAAACTGGCCCGGCCCCTGGGTGAAGGACCGGAAGATGCCAAAGCCGAACGCGCCGAAAGCTGGCGTTCAGAACGGTCGCTTCGCAATATTTCCCATAACCTGAAATCGCTGTTTGCCATTTATGACGGCGAACTGAATGGTGCGGGCGAAAGCGGCAAAGGCATGGTTGCCCTTTTGGGTGCTGATAGCCTGCTGGATCGGTCCTTTCGCCTGAACTGGCAGAAAATTCGCGATGCCAGCGATGCCCTGCCCGATTCAATGGTCGCGGTTCTGGCCGAACCCGGCGGGTTTGACAAAATTCAGGATTTGGAAAACCAGGTCGCCTATGGAGTGATGCTGGTGGAAAATGATGTTGGTGGTCACACCGAACTTGGAGGTGGTTTCAATGCCCTCGATGGAGACTGA
- a CDS encoding di-heme oxidoredictase family protein, with the protein MKFPAMFLPHLSAFLPRPFRFSHFSAAALALGLGICASQPSHAASPTLPDDAYPGGATSWVKKTGRSAFTHYSANMAFDKRLDFKLGEALFQRMWVAAPTKTQTTDGLGPLYNSRSCIGCHVRNGRGHALDPKNDPDRAAVAMLLRLSIPPQDDADRALLTSGKANSIPDPVYGHQFQELSVPGIPAEGRVLVTYQDQVVTLAGDENVTLRKPHYELAGLAYGPTHDGLMVSPRIAPQMIGLGLLEAIPEDMIMAQADPDDADQDGISGRPNRVWSLADNRVELGRFGWKAGMPSLDQQNKNAMQFDVGLSNTLYPDGAGDCTAAQTLCREAPNGNSPQYEDLEAHSTITDLILYYTRNLAPPMRANAADPDVLAGKQIFNDIGCASCHRPSYQLPVSDRDAEQSGQLIWPYSDLLLHDMGEGLADHRPEAQANGFEWRTPPLWGLGRTKEIDSRAGFLHDGRANTILEAVLWHGGEAQKARDAVTLLPRSDRSKLIAFLKSL; encoded by the coding sequence ATGAAGTTTCCCGCAATGTTCCTGCCCCACCTTTCTGCCTTTCTGCCCCGGCCTTTTCGGTTTTCCCATTTTTCCGCTGCGGCTTTGGCGCTTGGCCTTGGCATTTGTGCCAGCCAGCCATCACATGCGGCATCGCCCACCCTGCCAGATGATGCCTATCCCGGCGGGGCGACCAGCTGGGTAAAAAAAACCGGCCGATCAGCCTTTACGCACTATTCGGCGAATATGGCTTTTGACAAAAGGCTGGATTTCAAACTGGGCGAAGCGCTGTTTCAGCGCATGTGGGTAGCAGCCCCAACCAAAACCCAAACCACCGATGGTCTGGGCCCGCTTTATAATTCCCGGTCCTGCATTGGCTGCCATGTGCGCAATGGCCGTGGCCACGCCCTGGACCCTAAAAACGACCCGGACCGCGCCGCCGTTGCCATGTTGCTGCGTCTGTCCATCCCACCACAGGACGATGCCGATCGCGCCCTTCTGACAAGCGGCAAGGCAAATTCCATTCCCGACCCGGTATATGGGCATCAGTTTCAGGAACTTTCCGTTCCTGGCATTCCGGCCGAAGGACGCGTACTGGTCACCTACCAAGACCAGGTGGTCACGCTGGCGGGGGATGAAAATGTCACCCTGCGCAAACCGCATTATGAACTGGCCGGGCTTGCCTATGGCCCGACACATGACGGATTGATGGTTTCCCCGCGCATCGCCCCGCAAATGATTGGCCTGGGCCTGCTCGAAGCGATCCCGGAAGACATGATCATGGCGCAGGCCGACCCGGATGATGCCGATCAGGACGGTATTTCAGGCCGTCCCAACCGTGTCTGGAGCCTGGCTGATAACAGGGTGGAACTGGGCCGGTTTGGCTGGAAGGCGGGCATGCCCAGCCTGGATCAGCAAAACAAAAACGCCATGCAGTTTGATGTTGGGCTTTCCAACACCCTTTATCCCGACGGGGCGGGTGATTGCACAGCGGCCCAAACCCTGTGCCGCGAGGCGCCAAACGGCAACAGCCCGCAATATGAAGACCTGGAAGCCCACAGCACCATCACCGACCTGATCCTGTATTATACCCGTAATCTGGCCCCGCCGATGCGTGCCAATGCCGCCGACCCCGATGTCCTGGCTGGCAAGCAGATTTTTAACGATATCGGCTGTGCCAGTTGCCACCGCCCCAGCTATCAGTTGCCGGTCAGTGATCGCGACGCCGAACAGTCCGGGCAGTTGATCTGGCCTTATAGCGACCTTCTGCTTCATGACATGGGCGAAGGCCTTGCCGATCATCGGCCCGAAGCCCAGGCAAACGGGTTTGAATGGCGCACACCGCCCCTTTGGGGCCTGGGGCGCACAAAGGAAATTGATTCTCGCGCCGGATTCCTGCATGACGGGCGGGCGAATACCATTCTTGAAGCCGTATTGTGGCATGGTGGCGAAGCGCAAAAGGCGCGCGATGCCGTCACATTGTTGCCACGATCGGACCGCAGCAAACTGATCGCATTTTTGAAATCGCTTTAG
- a CDS encoding RSP_7527 family protein has product MRRNEGFDLVALHREAEKLRAQTMRKGFLALVRMIASLFGSKGVPHGGHHAGA; this is encoded by the coding sequence ATGCGTCGTAACGAAGGTTTTGATCTCGTCGCGTTGCACCGTGAAGCCGAAAAACTCCGTGCGCAGACCATGCGCAAAGGCTTCCTGGCACTGGTGCGTATGATTGCCAGCCTGTTTGGCAGCAAGGGCGTTCCGCATGGTGGTCACCACGCTGGCGCCTGA
- a CDS encoding SDR family oxidoreductase — protein sequence MPNPVTKAPNADTTTPVTLGSFEPGAIAVVIGASGGIGRAFVQHLTNANHFSQIISLSRSSTPPLDLSDETSIENCAVRLAGAKCDIRLIIDATGFLHDDTFQPEKSCRQIDPAHMAKNFAINAIGPALLMKHFLPLLPKTGKSAFVTLSARVGSIGDNHIGGWYGYRAAKAALNQIVKTMSVELARKRCDAICIALHPGTVDTGLSAPFAKSGLHVQTAPQATTNMLRMIDRLDTGHTGGFYAYDGRKIEY from the coding sequence ATGCCCAACCCCGTGACAAAAGCCCCAAATGCCGACACCACCACGCCCGTCACACTAGGCAGTTTCGAACCAGGGGCCATTGCCGTGGTCATTGGTGCCAGCGGCGGCATTGGCCGGGCGTTTGTCCAACACCTGACCAATGCCAACCATTTCTCGCAGATTATTTCGCTATCGCGCAGCAGCACCCCGCCCCTTGATCTGAGCGATGAAACCAGCATTGAAAACTGTGCAGTTCGCCTGGCCGGGGCAAAATGCGATATTCGCCTGATCATTGATGCCACCGGCTTCCTGCATGATGACACCTTCCAGCCCGAAAAAAGCTGTCGGCAAATCGACCCGGCCCATATGGCGAAAAACTTTGCCATCAATGCCATTGGCCCGGCCCTGTTGATGAAGCATTTTCTGCCATTACTGCCCAAAACAGGCAAATCGGCCTTTGTTACCCTGTCTGCGCGGGTCGGCAGCATTGGCGACAACCATATTGGTGGCTGGTATGGCTACCGGGCGGCCAAGGCCGCCTTGAACCAGATCGTCAAAACCATGTCAGTTGAATTGGCGCGCAAACGGTGCGATGCCATTTGCATTGCCCTGCATCCCGGCACGGTTGATACCGGGCTTTCTGCCCCCTTTGCCAAAAGCGGCCTTCACGTACAAACAGCACCACAGGCCACGACAAACATGCTGCGCATGATTGACCGGCTTGATACCGGCCACACGGGCGGTTTTTATGCCTATGACGGCCGTAAAATCGAATATTGA
- a CDS encoding NUDIX domain-containing protein, with product MTDFPAAWTRFHADNIRLDGVDCLSDNWYHLYRVRFALKRRDGEWQEQTREAYERGNGAGILLYNRRTRSIILTRQFRMPTFVNGNETGMLIEVPAGVLDDRAPNAAIIAEVEEETGYKIGKPREVFDVFMSPGSVTERLHLFVAEITADHLQGEGGGKYDEGEDISVLETPFDEAIAMVADGRIRDAKTILLIQYAQLNSLFDAEDR from the coding sequence ATGACTGATTTTCCCGCTGCCTGGACCCGCTTTCACGCCGATAATATCCGCCTTGATGGCGTCGATTGCCTGTCGGACAACTGGTATCATCTATATCGGGTGCGGTTTGCCCTTAAACGCCGTGATGGCGAATGGCAGGAACAAACCCGCGAGGCCTATGAACGCGGCAATGGGGCGGGCATCCTGCTTTATAACCGGCGTACGCGCAGCATTATCCTGACCCGACAGTTCCGGATGCCAACCTTTGTCAATGGCAATGAAACCGGCATGCTGATCGAGGTGCCAGCCGGTGTTCTTGATGATCGCGCACCAAATGCTGCAATCATTGCCGAGGTCGAAGAAGAAACCGGTTATAAAATTGGCAAGCCGCGCGAAGTTTTTGACGTGTTCATGAGCCCGGGCTCGGTGACCGAAAGGCTGCATCTGTTTGTTGCCGAAATTACCGCCGATCATTTGCAGGGTGAAGGTGGCGGCAAATACGACGAGGGCGAGGATATCAGCGTTCTGGAAACGCCCTTTGACGAAGCGATAGCCATGGTCGCGGACGGCCGCATTCGTGATGCCAAAACCATCCTGCTTATTCAATATGCCCAGTTAAATAGCCTGTTTGATGCCGAAGACAGGTAA
- a CDS encoding cytochrome b/b6 domain-containing protein: protein MHGDNAQKTKIRQWDFPVRLFHWALVTAIVTAWWTNQEAIINIHELAGYTVLTLVLFRIIWGFVGSSNARFTSFVKGPFTALSYLRKLPKGSEEELAYEGHNPAGGLMVIVLLLLVAVQAFTGLFTSEDTFLFFDGPLVKYVPSGFANTMNYIHHVNINLIYIAVALHVVAAIGYLFLKNENLIGAMITGSRKVPTSIAARFASINFKPAWLGLLIMVMCGAIVAGVITLARAG, encoded by the coding sequence ATGCACGGCGATAACGCGCAAAAGACAAAGATCAGGCAGTGGGATTTCCCGGTTCGCCTGTTTCACTGGGCACTGGTAACTGCAATTGTCACAGCATGGTGGACCAACCAGGAAGCCATCATCAATATTCATGAACTGGCAGGCTATACCGTGCTGACGCTGGTTCTGTTCCGGATTATCTGGGGATTCGTTGGCAGTTCCAACGCCCGGTTCACATCCTTCGTCAAGGGGCCGTTCACCGCCCTTTCCTATCTGCGCAAGCTGCCCAAAGGCAGCGAGGAAGAACTGGCCTATGAAGGGCACAACCCTGCAGGTGGGCTGATGGTGATTGTGCTGTTGCTGCTGGTTGCTGTGCAGGCCTTTACAGGGCTTTTCACCAGCGAGGATACCTTCCTGTTTTTTGACGGGCCGCTGGTCAAATATGTGCCGTCAGGCTTTGCCAACACCATGAACTATATTCACCATGTGAATATCAATCTGATCTATATCGCAGTTGCGCTGCATGTTGTGGCGGCTATTGGCTATCTGTTTTTGAAAAACGAAAACCTGATTGGCGCGATGATTACTGGTTCGCGCAAGGTGCCAACCAGCATTGCGGCACGGTTTGCCAGTATCAATTTCAAACCAGCCTGGCTGGGCCTTTTGATCATGGTGATGTGCGGTGCCATCGTCGCCGGGGTTATTACCCTTGCCCGCGCAGGTTAA
- a CDS encoding c-type cytochrome — protein sequence MKHFVKTALLTATLGLTVAALPAQADEASDNAAVQTREHMMAGIGGAMGTLGCYMKGQCELPNGVIHLLAEGIAFSASTGPDVFKTQTPDATEKTTASADIWTNWDDFAGHFPKLEENALKLAEVAGDKAAMGPIMAEMGKSCKGCHDDYRTK from the coding sequence ATGAAACATTTTGTCAAAACCGCCCTTCTGACCGCGACCCTTGGTCTGACTGTGGCCGCCCTGCCGGCACAGGCTGATGAAGCCAGCGACAATGCCGCTGTGCAGACGCGCGAGCACATGATGGCAGGTATCGGCGGTGCCATGGGCACGCTGGGCTGCTACATGAAAGGCCAGTGTGAACTGCCGAACGGCGTGATTCATCTGCTGGCTGAAGGCATTGCCTTCTCGGCATCGACCGGCCCGGACGTTTTCAAAACCCAGACCCCGGATGCCACCGAAAAAACCACTGCCAGTGCCGATATCTGGACCAACTGGGACGATTTCGCCGGCCATTTCCCGAAACTGGAAGAAAATGCCCTGAAACTGGCTGAAGTTGCCGGTGACAAAGCGGCAATGGGCCCGATCATGGCGGAAATGGGCAAGTCCTGCAAAGGCTGCCACGACGATTACCGCACCAAATAA